In Candidatus Contubernalis alkalaceticus, the following proteins share a genomic window:
- a CDS encoding chemotaxis protein CheC — protein MKNINSQQLDLLKELGNIGMGNATSSLSAMLKEERVNMFVPEVSVVPLSELPDCMGGPEKQVTGIYVKVGGDIGLYMIFIVPLDSAENLAFTVTEGMAEGLDEFGLSAVAEVGNILTAGYLNALSFLMDMTLVPEPPGVAVDMTEAILGTILAESQVVEDFIVLIKTSFVTEKTNIQGFLTIIPEKDAFEVIYNMLLKGA, from the coding sequence ATGAAAAATATAAACAGCCAACAATTAGATTTATTAAAAGAATTGGGAAATATTGGTATGGGTAATGCAACCTCATCTCTATCGGCCATGTTAAAGGAAGAAAGAGTGAATATGTTTGTCCCGGAAGTGTCAGTGGTCCCCTTAAGTGAGCTTCCTGATTGCATGGGCGGGCCTGAAAAGCAAGTAACTGGAATTTATGTTAAGGTTGGGGGAGATATTGGGCTTTATATGATTTTTATAGTTCCTTTGGATAGTGCCGAAAATTTAGCATTTACGGTTACAGAGGGCATGGCTGAAGGGTTGGATGAATTTGGCCTTTCGGCAGTGGCAGAAGTTGGGAATATTTTGACAGCGGGGTATTTAAATGCTCTATCTTTTTTGATGGATATGACCTTAGTCCCCGAACCTCCGGGAGTGGCTGTGGATATGACTGAAGCTATATTGGGTACAATCCTGGCGGAGAGTCAGGTGGTGGAGGATTTTATTGTTTTGATTAAAACTTCTTTTGTTACGGAGAAAACAAATATTCAGGGGTTCTTAACAATAATTCCAGAAAAGGATGCTTTTGAGGTTATTTACAATATGCTGTTGAAGGGTGCCTAG
- a CDS encoding chemotaxis protein CheD, with translation MENVVRVKIADLAVLKKEGILVTIGLGSCVGIALYDPLVKVAGLSHIILSNSTLFSNRDNLAKFADTAVPLMLTEMIKLGARKERIRAKIAGGSELFKYKFNGESIGEKNIKAVIETLALVKIPLLSQDVGGNSGRTMKLLADSGQVLITKVGQKEVEL, from the coding sequence ATGGAAAATGTCGTTCGTGTAAAAATTGCAGATTTAGCAGTATTAAAAAAAGAAGGTATTTTGGTTACTATCGGTTTGGGGTCCTGTGTGGGCATAGCTCTTTATGATCCTTTAGTGAAGGTGGCTGGATTATCTCATATAATTCTTTCTAACAGTACTTTGTTCAGCAATCGGGATAACCTGGCAAAGTTCGCTGATACAGCTGTTCCTCTCATGCTTACGGAAATGATCAAGTTGGGAGCCAGGAAGGAAAGAATTAGAGCTAAAATAGCTGGTGGCAGTGAACTTTTTAAATATAAGTTTAATGGTGAAAGCATTGGCGAAAAAAATATTAAAGCTGTTATAGAAACCCTGGCCCTGGTGAAGATACCCCTCCTTTCTCAAGATGTGGGGGGTAATTCCGGTAGAACTATGAAACTTTTGGCAGATAGTGGACAGGTTCTGATTACAAAAGTAGGACAGAAAGAAGTAGAGCTATAA
- a CDS encoding protein-glutamate methylesterase/protein-glutamine glutaminase, protein MEQIKVLVVDDTALMRKIVSDIFGSSDEFQVVATARDGEDALKKIKRFKPDLITLDVEMPRMNGIEVLKVIMQDNPVPVIMLSSHTRRGSEITIEALSLGAVDFIPKPGYLSKDLKTVGEELLHRARLAARAKNLKISPRDDQRQKRDLFAVPSVSPRFKSREGFKNVVAIGSSTGGPKALEHVLINLPGDFPAPLIITQHMPPGFTNALAQRLDKICDIQVKEGDRGDKLMAGTAYIAPGGYHMVVTRDGFVNLNQDPPVEHVRPSANVMIDSAVQVYGDIMIGVILTGMGKDGAEAMVNIKEKGGRTVVQDEATSVIYRMPRAVVELGAADYVLPLEDIPKALIRMVGLKS, encoded by the coding sequence ATGGAGCAGATAAAGGTGCTGGTAGTTGACGACACTGCCTTAATGCGTAAAATCGTTTCCGATATATTTGGTTCAAGTGATGAGTTTCAGGTGGTAGCCACGGCCAGGGACGGGGAAGACGCTTTGAAAAAAATAAAAAGATTTAAACCTGACTTAATAACTTTAGATGTGGAAATGCCCCGCATGAACGGAATTGAAGTACTTAAAGTCATTATGCAGGATAATCCGGTACCGGTAATCATGTTAAGCAGCCACACCCGCAGGGGAAGTGAAATTACCATTGAGGCCCTTTCCTTAGGGGCTGTAGACTTTATACCAAAGCCCGGGTATCTGAGTAAAGATTTAAAAACTGTCGGGGAGGAACTTCTTCACAGGGCACGGCTGGCGGCTCGGGCTAAGAATTTAAAAATATCCCCTAGAGATGATCAACGGCAAAAAAGGGATTTGTTTGCCGTTCCTTCTGTTTCTCCCCGGTTCAAGTCCCGGGAGGGTTTTAAAAATGTGGTAGCTATTGGTTCCTCCACGGGAGGGCCCAAAGCCTTAGAACATGTTCTTATAAATTTGCCGGGAGACTTTCCTGCTCCCTTAATCATTACGCAGCATATGCCTCCGGGTTTTACCAATGCTTTGGCCCAGCGGTTAGATAAAATTTGTGATATCCAGGTAAAGGAGGGGGACAGGGGGGATAAGCTTATGGCTGGAACTGCTTATATAGCTCCTGGTGGGTATCATATGGTAGTTACCCGGGATGGTTTTGTGAATTTGAATCAGGATCCTCCGGTAGAGCATGTCCGTCCTTCTGCCAATGTCATGATTGATTCTGCAGTACAGGTGTATGGTGACATCATGATTGGGGTTATCTTAACAGGAATGGGAAAAGACGGTGCTGAAGCTATGGTTAACATAAAAGAGAAAGGCGGCAGGACCGTGGTTCAAGATGAGGCGACCTCAGTAATATATAGAATGCCCAGGGCAGTGGTGGAATTGGGGGCGGCAGACTATGTTCTGCCGCTTGAGGATATACCAAAAGCCTTAATAAGAATGGTAGGACTTAAGAGCTAA
- a CDS encoding CheR family methyltransferase, with the protein MIDSDYEKFKENLYNKIGLDLNQYKERQVKRRITQFMTKHGVSRFSDFYIVLSKDKAVLKRFRDYLTINTSEFFRDIKMYNNLRDNILPNLSKKNGSLKIWSAGCSIGAEPYSLAILLHEAKARSFRIDATDFDENILQTAEAGRYKANVLKNISENLKSKYFEAEGEEYRIKKRIKENIHFKQHNLLSDPYPQGYNLILCRNVFIYFTPETQNALLHKFSKSLKQGGYFILGTSEFVTQTEDFGFRKKAFSIYEKV; encoded by the coding sequence TTGATAGATTCTGATTATGAAAAATTCAAAGAAAATCTCTATAATAAAATTGGTTTGGACTTAAACCAGTATAAAGAACGACAGGTAAAAAGGCGCATAACGCAGTTTATGACAAAGCATGGGGTTTCCCGCTTTTCTGACTTTTATATTGTATTATCTAAAGATAAGGCTGTGTTGAAACGATTCCGAGATTATTTGACTATAAACACTTCGGAATTTTTTCGGGATATTAAAATGTATAATAATTTGAGAGACAATATTCTTCCAAACCTATCGAAAAAAAACGGTTCACTAAAGATATGGAGTGCCGGCTGTTCTATAGGCGCTGAGCCTTATTCTTTAGCCATTTTATTGCATGAGGCAAAGGCTCGTTCCTTCCGTATTGATGCCACGGATTTTGATGAAAATATTTTGCAGACGGCTGAAGCCGGCAGGTATAAAGCCAATGTTTTGAAGAATATTTCTGAGAATCTTAAGTCTAAATATTTTGAGGCAGAGGGGGAAGAGTACCGAATAAAAAAGCGGATTAAGGAAAACATTCATTTTAAGCAGCATAACTTGTTAAGCGACCCATATCCCCAGGGGTATAATTTAATCCTCTGTCGAAATGTATTCATATATTTTACTCCCGAAACCCAAAACGCACTTCTGCACAAATTTTCAAAATCACTTAAGCAAGGTGGTTACTTCATTTTAGGCACTTCTGAATTTGTTACACAGACAGAGGATTTTGGATTTAGAAAAAAAGCTTTTTCCATATATGAAAAAGTTTAA
- the safA gene encoding SafA/ExsA family spore coat assembly protein, whose product MHTALDVKKRLLKVDKVIGETTVTKVFESTVTLPIKAIKIFDVVASLSNVRGEVREGGVLVTGLIKKQLFIVDEGDLVRHVPEEIPFRQFIEVPGAKPNLKVQIKATIVDIQTHLTDKGKKVRQEVIIEIFVKVTETEQLMVVTDVKGGPKDLKVEKKLLKVESVIGEDRVSEVIKNTVELPITAKKIFQIVSEVRDVKTEIKRDIVIVRGIVHKQIFLVDEGDLVRHVAEDVPFSVAVNIPGARDGLNVQVDVNAIVDDFELIRPPSKKLRQNIILDIFVKVTETLQIEVVTNVTGTGIIVDRKLLKVEQVVADVIQTTTVEAEVELPMKAEKIFRIMAEIVNIQTEIVNGKVIIRAVLHKQIFFVDMGGLLRHVREDVPFQIVANVPPAVPDMNVQVRLRIVGDIDFEIIKGKKVLQTAVIEAFIKITETEQLKVVIDVRAEKPFPPKPPKPPIPPKPPFPPRPTTRFVIVQKGDTLFKIAQREGVSLDALIRANPQIKDPNLIFPGQKVFIPTKPKPPTKFVIVQKGDTLFKIAQREGVSLDALIRANPQIKDPNLIFPGQKVFIPTKW is encoded by the coding sequence ATGCATACAGCATTAGACGTAAAAAAACGTTTACTAAAAGTAGATAAGGTAATCGGTGAAACCACCGTTACTAAAGTATTTGAAAGTACTGTCACCTTACCCATCAAAGCTATCAAGATATTTGATGTAGTGGCCAGCCTGAGTAATGTCAGGGGAGAGGTACGGGAAGGTGGGGTACTGGTCACCGGTCTAATCAAAAAACAGCTGTTTATCGTCGATGAGGGTGACCTGGTCAGACATGTGCCGGAAGAAATTCCTTTCAGACAGTTTATTGAAGTACCCGGTGCAAAACCTAACCTGAAAGTTCAAATTAAAGCCACCATCGTTGACATACAAACACACTTGACGGATAAAGGAAAAAAAGTCCGACAGGAAGTTATCATAGAAATATTTGTAAAAGTTACTGAAACAGAACAATTGATGGTAGTCACCGACGTTAAAGGCGGCCCCAAAGACCTGAAAGTTGAGAAAAAGCTGTTAAAGGTTGAAAGTGTAATTGGTGAAGACAGAGTCTCAGAAGTAATTAAAAATACTGTAGAACTGCCGATTACCGCCAAAAAGATTTTTCAAATTGTTTCAGAAGTAAGGGATGTTAAAACAGAAATTAAACGTGATATTGTGATAGTTCGGGGCATAGTCCATAAACAAATCTTCCTGGTGGATGAAGGAGATCTAGTAAGGCACGTTGCTGAAGATGTACCCTTTAGCGTTGCTGTGAACATTCCCGGAGCCCGGGATGGCTTAAATGTGCAGGTGGATGTCAATGCTATTGTGGATGACTTTGAACTTATTAGACCTCCCAGCAAAAAACTTCGGCAGAATATTATTCTGGATATCTTCGTAAAAGTTACCGAAACTCTTCAAATTGAAGTAGTTACTAACGTTACCGGCACCGGTATTATCGTAGACAGAAAACTGCTTAAAGTTGAACAGGTAGTTGCAGACGTTATCCAAACTACCACGGTTGAAGCAGAAGTAGAATTGCCGATGAAAGCCGAGAAGATATTCCGTATCATGGCTGAAATTGTTAACATTCAAACGGAAATCGTTAACGGCAAAGTAATTATCAGAGCTGTTCTCCATAAGCAGATATTCTTTGTAGATATGGGCGGCCTGCTGAGACATGTCAGAGAGGATGTACCCTTCCAAATTGTTGCCAACGTACCTCCCGCTGTCCCAGACATGAATGTACAGGTAAGATTAAGAATTGTAGGAGATATTGATTTCGAAATTATTAAAGGGAAAAAGGTCCTGCAAACAGCTGTAATTGAAGCCTTTATTAAAATTACAGAAACAGAACAGCTGAAGGTTGTGATTGACGTTAGAGCTGAAAAACCTTTTCCGCCCAAGCCGCCGAAACCGCCAATACCACCTAAGCCACCCTTTCCACCCAGACCTACTACGAGATTTGTAATCGTTCAAAAAGGTGATACCCTGTTTAAAATTGCCCAACGGGAGGGAGTCTCTCTGGATGCTTTAATCAGGGCAAATCCCCAGATTAAGGACCCCAACCTGATTTTCCCAGGACAAAAGGTATTTATCCCAACTAAGCCGAAACCACCTACGAAATTTGTAATCGTTCAAAAGGGCGATACTCTATTTAAAATTGCCCAACGGGAGGGAGTTTCTCTGGATGCTTTAATCAGAGCAAATCCTCAGATTAAGGACCCCAATCTGATTTTCCCAGGACAAAAGGTATTCATCCCAACAAAATGGTAG